In Eubalaena glacialis isolate mEubGla1 chromosome 12, mEubGla1.1.hap2.+ XY, whole genome shotgun sequence, the sequence TTCTGAGGTCCTTAATATCTCTTTTAAGATCTTTTGTGACCGGCCTCTACGTATTTCTCCAACTTAATATCTTGCCTTATATTTTCTGTAAAAGGAACATGAAACTACTGGTGGGTCCTTATATATACagtacttttcttttccttcttaagttgTGCTTTTGTGCGTACCCTTTGGTAGATGgaattctcttctcttcctccattCCCCCAACTTTTTAACTTGGAATTCTTGCTTATGTGTTATAAATTAGTTCTACCATCATTTCTTCCAGGAGGCACTGATCTAACTGGGGTGGGCTGTTCAGTGGTCCTCCTATTTTCATAGTGCCCTGAGCATATCTCTATCTTACATACACCTGTTGTTTTGCAGGTACCTGTTGGAATCTATACCAGACAGTGACCTCCTTCAGGTTTCGTGGTCTCTCCTCTGTATCTTTCAAGCATGGCCTTGACTGGGAGACTTGACAAAACATGGGTGAATCATCTGTGCTTTCTACCAGATAAAGACCTTGTCTGCAGTCAGTCTAAGCAATTTCATTCACAGTTTCTCCTCTATCAATTTTTATACTACTGCTTTTCAAATGTTTAACGCATATTTCATGCTTCATTTAGTATTTTAAGTTAGAAAAATCAATGTCTAGTTTTTATATGAAGAaatgttagggacttccctggtggcccaatggttaagactgtgcttccaaagcaggggacgcaggttcgatccctggtcggggaactaagatcccacatgctgtgcggtgcagcaaaaaaaaaaaaaaaagaaatattagataCAGAAAGATAacacttctgttcctttctctttcaggAGGTCCATCTTCCCAGTTGCAGGCTCAGGAACCTAGAAGTTCTGAAAACACTTCGACTCTGCTGGAAGATTCTGGGTGCGGTTTATCAAATGAGCAGAGAACTGAACCTTCAGAGATGACCGAGCATTCTGGGGAGAGCTGCATCTCCACCCCCTTCCCGCCACTGCCCATTGTGAGCAGACCTTGTGCTCCTCTGGAAAAGCCTCTGTCTTCTCACATGCAGTTCTTGCAACATCTGCTTGGGCTGAAGACCTTGACCGAGTCAGAGAGTCTGAAAACTGACTTAAGCCACTTTGAAAACGCCTCTTCCACAGTATCCGATTCTGTTTTTCAGTTGCTGGATGGCTTGATCACTTTTTACCAAGAACCCAAACTTCCTTGTTCAAGCTTTTGGATCAAAGCTGTGGATACTTTAGCTAGACTGATCAGTGATTGTAACTTATCTAATCATATTCTTAAAAAGTGTTCCAAGaagttggaagaatttgagaagaccCTGCTACAGGTTATTTCAAGGAACAGCCATATCAATCGGGTAAGTAATACATCTTTTCTATGAATGAAATACCATGTCAGTAGTTTGGGTGAGTACGCCCACTGGGTAGTGCCTGTTGTGGTCCCGTGGCCTCGTGGCTCAGTCTCCAGTTGGACCTTGTTTTGCAGCCATCTGGAGTTCTGACCCAGCAACATCTGCTTGGGTCCTCACGACCCAGCTGTGGCCTCTGATGCCACAGCTTTGTTCTCTCCATAGATGCCTTTGCTTTCAAGCTTATGCTTCTCCACTTTGAGTTACCTTCCCTGTTTTTTTTATTGGTATCTTTGGatacttctctttaaaaaaaaaaaaaaaaaaaattatttatttatttttggctgtgttgggtcttcgttgctgcgcgtgggctttctctagttgcggcgagccggggctactcttcgttgcagtgcgcgggcttctcattgccgtggcttctctcattgtggagcatgggctctaggcacgtgagcttcagtagtt encodes:
- the MEI4 gene encoding meiosis-specific protein MEI4 isoform X3; protein product: MAHSSRPRAPLPACTGSPPGVPSLLCGSPAGTKARMDDQAWYLRTSKLALALAIIRSKPADKSSREYTEHLARMVSGQESKWREKVKAWEAEVLQLRQKLLLSRICSGSFESGGPSSQLQAQEPRSSENTSTLLEDSGCGLSNEQRTEPSEMTEHSGESCISTPFPPLPIVSRPCAPLEKPLSSHMQFLQHLLGLKTLTESESLKTDLSHFENASSTVSDSVFQLLDGLITFYQEPKLPCSSFWIKAVDTLARLISDCNLSNHILKKCSKKLEEFEKTLLQVISRNSHINRFQVQHYVSQSLVTLGSCSLLRKSIISLLLSEVNSFADDLGAINQDFLLCPCYLQNEPLK